The DNA window TTGGTGCCGCCGAAGCCCTCGGCGACAATGCGGATCCCCTTGTCGTCCATCAGCGCGATATAGCCGTCCAGCACGCCCGCGTTGATCGAATCCGTCCAGGGCACCATGCGGGTCGTGACGGTGAGCCATACGCGTCCTTTCGAGTCGCGCGCGACAAAGTTGGCCTTGCCAATCGGGCGGCCGTCGATTTCCGAATACAGCGTGCGCAGCGTCCCTTCGCGCGTCAGCAACTCGACGCTGTCGGTGCCCCAGTTGGCGATGACGATGTCGCCGTTTTCCAACAGCGCCAGCCCGTTCGGCAGCGAGCCTTTGGCCATGACATACCGGTCTTCGAAGCCTTGTTGCGTGTCGGCGTCGCCCGACCGTGTCGGCACGATCAGCCGCTGCGTGCCGTCGGCATCGATACGCATCACGCCGCCGCGCGCGTCCGCGACCAGCAGGCTGCCGTCACGCTGGGCAAGGATGCATTCCGGACGCTGAAGATCCTGGCCAACCGTACGGATCCGTGCCCGGTCGACCTGCCAGCCCTTGAGTGGATTTGTCGTCATTATTGCTTCTTTGTCAAATAGTTGAGTGAGTAGTCCGCACGTTCTGCCGACTTGCGACAGGGTGCGCATGCGGTCCGGATAAAACACTTTGCTCGTCGAACGATCATAAGCAAGAAAAAAACCTATGGAAAACCGTTTATATCGTTTTAAACTATCAAAAAAATCGGTAAAACAATGGAGACCTCATGCGATTCAAACGACTCGATCTCAACCTGGTCGTGGCCCTGGACGCCCTGCTCGCGGAGCGCAGCGTCACCAGGGCGGGCCAGCGGCTGAACATCAGCCAGACCACCCTCAGCGACGCGCTCGGGCGGCTGCGCGACTATTTCAACGACGAGCTGCTGATCCAGGTCGGCCGGAAGATGGTTCCGACACCGCTCGGCGAAAGCCTTGTCGGCCCCGCCCGCAACATGCTGCTGCAGGCGGAGGCGATGGTGAATACGAAGCCGAGTTTCGATCCCGGCGCGGCCGTCCGCTCGTTCACGCTGATGATGAGCGACTACATCAGCACCGTCCTGATCTCGAAGGTCGCCCCGGCGCTGAGCCGAATCGCGCCGCACGTTACGCTCGATGTATTGCCGCATTCGTCCGTACCGTGGGAGTCGCTCGCGCGCGGCGAGACCGACTTCCTGATCATGCCGCAGGCCTACCTGTCGTCCGACCACCCCAGCGAACCCTTGTTCGATGACAGCTTCGTCTGCATCGTCGCCACGGACAACGAACTGGTCGGCGACACGATCGACCTGGAGCAGTTCATGCGCATGGGCCATGTGCTCACGCGCTTCGGCAACAACCGCACGCCTTCCATCGACGAATGGTTCTTCAAGCGCTTCGGCAACGAGCGCCGGATCGAGATGATCACGATGGGCTTTTATGCCGTGCCCCAGGCCATCGTCGGCACCAACCGGATCGCGACCATCCAGCGCACGCTGGCGGACTATTACGCGACGATGCTGCCGATCCGCGTGGTCGACCACCTCTTCGAGCTGCCCACCATTTCCACAGGCCTGCAGTGGAACCGCTTTGCGGACAGCGATCCGGGCATGGCGTGGATGCGTTCGGTGCTGCGCGAGCACAGCGCGACGATCCACGGTTGACTTCAGTCCGCGGCGGGCGCCGCAGTCAACGGCGCCTGGCCTGCCCGGCTGCGCTTCATGCCGCGGCCCAGCAGGGCGAAACACGTCACGCCGATGGCGCCGAACCCGGCGACCGCCATGCCGAGGCCCGCGAAGCCGAAGCGCTGGGCGACGATGCCCGCGATCGCCGGGGCCAGCGCGGAACCGATCATCAGCATCGCGGGGGTCAACGCATTGGTGCGCCCGCTGGGATCCAGGCGCGCCGTCAGCCCGAACACGAAGGGATGGGCGAAGATGATCACGAACGCGTAGAAGCTCGCCGCCATGGCGTAGGGGGCGAAACTCGACGAACTGGAAATCGTGAACGCCAGTCCAACCTGTACCAACGTCGCGCCGATCGCCACGCCGACCTGCGGCAGGCGCTTCTGCAGGAAGCCGGAAAGCGGCGCAGGAAACAGGTTCACGATGCCGATTGCCGCCAGCAGGCTGTTTACATGGTCGAGCCCGAATCCACGCGCCATCCCGATGCGCTCGAGGAAGCTGAAAATGATCGACTGGTTCAGCGCCAGGCAGGCGACGCCCGTCACCAGCAGCCACACGGCCCGCGGAACGCGCACGGGCTCGGACGGCCGCGTGGCGCCGGCGCCGCTGGCCTGGTCGGCGGGAAAGCCAAGCGATGCCAGCGCCGCGCTCGCCATCAGCCCCGCCATCACGACGAACAGGCTGGGACTGCCGGCGGTGGCCATCAGTCGGGGCACGAGCGCATAGAACACGACCGCAAATACGCCGAGCGCGGTGCCGGCCAGCGCGAACAGGCGGTGGGGATTGCCCGACCGTCCCATGGCACCGTGGGCCATCGACAGGCCGCAGCCGGTCCCGATCCCGGCGACGATGTGCAGGGCAACCAGTGCCGGCCATGCGGTCGCCCGTGACGCCATCAGCAGCCCCGCCGCCGACACCGCGAAGCCGCCGGCCGCGCAGAGGCGACGCGGAACGCGGTCGAAGCGTGGCGCGGACCAGACGCTGGCGCCGACCGCGCCAAGCAGGAACAGGGTGACGGTCAGGCCCGCGTGCTCGAAATCGAGTCCGTAATGCTGGACCAGGGTGCCGACCCAGAGCGGCAAGGCCACGAGGTCGATCAGGCCGGCCACATGGGCCAGCATCAGGGCGAATGTGCCACGAGTGGCTTGGTTGCTGCTCATAGATTTCTCCAGTGGGTACTGCACATCAATCCGGCATCGGCGTGCCGGCCGCGACCGGCGCACCGTCGGCCGTGCACGCCGGCGGCGCGTGCCGCGCGGCCATGCGCGGGCGCAGCAGGAAGTGTCCCAGCGCGGGCAGCAGGATCAGCGCGCCGAGCATGTTCAGCAGGAACATGAAGGCTAGCAGAATGCCCATGTCGGCCTGGAACTTGATGGGCGAGAAAGCCCATGTCGCAACACCGACGGCAAGCGTGACGCCGGTGAGCATGACGACCTTGCCCGTGAACAGCAGGGCCCGGTAATAGGCTTCCGACAGGCTCATTCCGTCACGCATGCGCGCCAGCATGACGCTCAGGATGTAGAGCGCGTAGTCGATGCCGATGCCGACACCGAGCGCGATCACGGGCAGCGTGGCGACCTTGACACCGATGCCCAGGCACACCATCAATGCCTCGGCCAGCACCGACGTCAGCATCAGCGGCAGGATCGCCACCACGACGGCGCGCCAGGAGCGGAAGGTGACGAAGCACAGGACGACGACGGCGCCATACACCAGGAACAGCATTTCGTACCACGAGCGCTTGACGACGATGTTCGTGGCGGCCTCGATACCCGCGCTGCCCGCGGCTTGCAGGAACTGGACGTCCGGGCTGTTGTTGGCCGCGGCGAAGCCCTCGACGTGCGCGACGACGCGCGCCAGGGTGTCGGCCCGGTGATCCTTCAGGTACACGTACAGGGTCAGGAGGCCGCAGGATTCGTTGTACAGGCCGCGCGGCGCGCCCGCCGTCACCGTATTGAGCATGTCCTGGTTCTTCACGAGCTCATACCACTTCGGGCTGGCCTCGTTCAGGCCACTCAGCATGCGCCGGTTCAACAACGCCAGCGTGTTGACCGACTCCACGCCGTCGAGCTGGCGCAATTCCCACTCGAGGGCGTCGACGCGCTTCAGCACGTCGTAGCTCGAGCAGCCGCCGTTGTCGGGCGTCTTGACCAGGACGGCGTAGACGTCGCTGCTGGCGCCGTAGTGCTGGTTCATGTATGCCACGTCGCGGTTGTAGCGCGAATCCGGACGGAGTTCCGGCGCACCCGGATCGAGGTCGCCGATCTTCAGATGGTGGCTCACCGCCAGGCCGGCAGCGGCGACGACGCAGGCGCACAGCACCGCCAGCGTCGCGTACGACTTGCGCGTAAACAGGTCGAGGACGCGCCACAGGCGCTCCTTGTCGGCGCCGGACGCCTCGGCTGCCTCGGCGCGCAGGCTGCGCTCGGCGGCGCGTTGGCTGACGCCGGTGTACGACAGCAGGATCGGCAACAGGATCAGGTTCGTGAAGATCAGCGCGGCAACCCCGATGCTGGCGGCGACCGCCAGTTCCTTGATGACCCGGATGTCGATCACCAGCAGGACGGCGAAGCCGACGGCGTCGGCCAGCAGTGCGGTCAGGCCGGCGAGGAACAGGCGCCGGAAGGTAAAGCGCGCCGCCACGAGCTTGTGGGCGCCGCGCCCGATGTCCTGCATGATGCCGTTCATCTTCTGCGCGCCGTGGCTCATCCCGATCGCGAAGATGAGGAACGGTACCAGCATCGAATAAGGGTCCAGCGCATAGCCCAGCGTGGGCAACAGCCCGAGCTGCCAGACGACGGCGATCAGCGAACTCACGACGACCAGCACGGTCGAGCGCACGCAGCGGGTGAACCAGTAGACCATGGCGGCCGCGATCGCGATCGCGATGCCGAAGAACAGCAGCACCTGGCGCAGGCCGTCGATCAGGTCGCCGACGATCTTGGCGAAGCCCGTCACGTGGATGCGTACGCCCTGCGTCTCGTACCTGGCGCGGATCGTTTCCAGCGCGGCGGACAAGACCCGGTAGTCGAGCGCCCTGCCATGCGCGTCGACGGCCATCAGCGGCACGTAGATCACGCTGGAGCGGCCGTCGAGCGCCACGGTCTGGCCGATCTCGTTGGAGCGCGCGACGTTCGCTTCGAGCTTGCGCAGGCCGGGAGCGCTCCCGTCGTAGTCTTCGGGGATCACCGGACCGCCTTCGAGTCCTTCCTCCGTCACGCCGGTCCAGCGCGTGTTCGGCGTCCACAGGGACTTCATGAACGGCCGGTCGACACCCGGCAGCAGGAACACCTCGTCGTTGATCTTCGCCAGCGTCGCGAGGTAACGGGCGTCGTAGATAGTGCCCGCGGGGTTCTCGACCACGATGCGCACGGCGTTGCCGAGACCGCTCAACTCCTTCTGGTATTTCAGGTAGTTGGCGATGTACGGGTGACCGGTCGGAATGGTTTTTTCGAAGCTCGCGTTCAGGCGCAGCTTGCTGGCCTGGAAACCGAGGATGCCGGTGATCACGGCGCACAGCACGATGACGACCAGGCGATGGTTGAACAACAGGCGTTCGAGTAACGAACCGGACTGCGGGTCGAAACGCGCCAGATCGGTCGGCGCGTTGCGGTCGGTAGAGGTTGTCGGCATCATTTTGCGGCCATGGAAACGGTGGGAGCGGCGGATGGCGCGACGGCCGGCAGGCGCAGCACGCCAAAGACACTGGCGGCGATTATGCTGCCGTCGGCGTCGACCAGCAGGTCGTTCAGCGGCGGCAGGGCCGGAACGTTCAAGGGGACCAGCGCGGTGGCGCCGGGTCCGGCGGCGAGCACCTGGCCCGCCTGGTTGACCGCCACGATGCCGTCGGCGCCACGGACCCCGATGGCGGTGATCGCCGCCGGCGTGGGCGATTCGAGCTTGTTCCAGCTCGCGCCGCGGTCGCGGGAGCGATATGCGTTGCCGCGCAGGCCGCCCACCACGACTTCGTCCGCGCCGGGGAGGCACAGGGCGAAGAAGCTCCCCTTGTAGCCCGTGTCGAGGCGTTCGAAATGCAGCCCGCCGTCCGTGGCGCGCAGCAGCAGTCCCTGCTCGCCCGCGATGTAGACGACGTCGCCCGTCGATCGCACGGCATACAGGTGGTTGCCCTTCGGGTTGTCGAGCCGGCCCATCAGCGACGTCCACGTCTTGCCGCCGTCGCGGGTACGGAACGCCAGGTTGTAGGCGCCGACGACGATCCCGTTGAGCGCGTCGCCGAAATGCAGCGCCAGGAAGGGCTTGTCCGGTCCGTCCCGGACCAGGCGCTGGGCGTCGGCCAGGTCGCGCGCCGCACGGGGCGCCCCGGTCTCGGCCTGGGCGTCGCGCAGCGCGAGTTGCGCCGCCTGCACGCCGTCCAGCTGGCGCGACCAGGTCTCGCCGCCGTCTGCGCTGTGCAGGACCACCCCGTAGTGTCCGGTGGCCCATCCCTGCCGTGGGGTTGGGAACTGGACCGCCGTCAGCGTGACGCTGGTCGGCACCCTGGCCTGGCGCCAGGACTTGCCGCCGTCGTCGGACAGCGCGACGACGCCGTGCTCGCCTACCGCCACCAGACGCTTGCCGGCGTGCGCCAGCCCCGCCAGGAAGACCCGGCCGGGCTGCCGCACCATCGTCGCGGGCCGCGTCAACGGATCCGCGACCGGGACCGCCGCGTGGGCGGCACCGGCCGCCAGCGTGCCGGCCACCGCCAGCATCGAAACAACATACTTGAACTTCATGATTCGCTCCGCGATAACCACCGTGCCGACATGCTCAGCGCTGACCTTCCCCAGCCATCGCTTCCGGCGTGAACACCGTATTGCCGTAGCGAGGCATGATCTTGTACTGCTCGGCCTTCTCGTTCAGCACGCCGTTCACGTACCACGCACCCGAAACCAGGTCGTAGAAGCCGAATTCCTGCGGCGGCGCCGTGGCCGGCAGGTCGGGCATCACGATCGGGTTCGCGAACATGGTCTTCCACAGCTGGCCGTTGGCATCCCAGCGGTCGCCCAGTACCGCCGCCCAGGTATCCTCGTCCAGGTAGTAGCGGCCCTTGGGCGCCTGGTGGCGCTTGCCCGGCGCCAGGTTGGCCTCGACCACCCACACGCGGTGCAGCTCCCAGCGGACGTAGTCCGGGTTCAGGTGGTGCTCGCCGATCAGGTCCGCGATCTTCGGCTGCAGCATCTTGTTGCTGTTGTAGGGGATGTAGATCTCCTTCTTGCCGACCAGCTTCCAGTCGAACCGGTCCAATCGGCCGTTGAAGACGTCCACCTCGTCGAACGACATGATCCCGGCCGTCGCCGGGGTCGGCGTGTCGCAGCAGGCGATCGGCAGCTTGCGTACGCGGCGCTGGCCGGTCAGGTAGACCCATGCCTGGGTGCGCTCGGGGTTCAGGTTCTCGCGACCGACGATCGCTTCGCCGGCGCGGATCGGCGGGCCGGCATTGACGAGGCGGATCAGCCAGTATTCGCCGTTGTAGTTGCCCGCGCTGCCGTCCTTGAAGTAGTACGGCATCTGGAAGTCGCCGCGGCCGTCGACGGTCGTGACCTGCTTGCCGTCGGCGGTCACCTGGATGCCGCGGAAGTCCGCGTGCCAGTCGCTGCCGCGCCAGCGCAGCAGGTGGTTCCACATCGCTTCGGCGCCGTTCTTCGGGATCGGGAACGGAACGCCGCCATAGACGCCTTCCGGTACCATGCCGTTCAGCTTGCCGCTGGTGGCGTTCTTGAACGTGTTGTCGTACACCCACTGCGGAGCGGCCGCCGTGCGGTGGGTCGGATACACGTCGAGGCGGAACGTGTCCGGGTGCTTCTTCAGCATGGCCTTGACGCCGTCGGTCAGCTTGTCCGCGTACTGGGCCGCGTTCTTAGCCGTGATGGTGTACAGCGGCTTTTCGTTCGCGAACGGGTCGCCGCGCTTGCCGCCGTTGGCGAAGCCGGGAATGGCCTTCGTATAGCCGCCGTCCCAGGCGGGGATGGTGCCGTCCTTGTTGCCGGCACGCTCGCCGCCGAGCGGGGTCAGCGTGGTCTTGAGCTGCGCCGCCTCATCGGGCATGGCCGCGTGGGCGGCTGCGCCCAGCACCAGCAGGCTGCACAGGGTCGCCAGCGCGGTCTTGTGTGGTCGAATCATAGTTGTCTCCTCGATGTTAGAAGGTGCGGCGCACGGACAGCGATACGAAGTCGCGGTCCTTCAGGCTTTGCTTGAAGGTCTGGTTGGCCAGCGAAATCGGCACCAGGAACGTGCCTTCCGGTCCGAAGTAATGCGTGTAGTTGATGCCGATGCGCCAGGTGTCCAGGTAGGCGCCGTTGATGCCGACGCTGACGTCGCCGCCGTGCGACACGCCGAAGCCGCCCACCACCGACGACCTGCCGCTCGGGGTGTAGCCGAGACCGACCGGCACGCTGATGTCGATGCCGGGCCAGGCCTGGCGGTACGAGGGCTCGTAGATAGTGCGCAGCGACCACGCGTTGCGCGTCGTGTTCGGGTCGAGCGCGCCGGCGTTCTTCGTGATGCTCGTGCGGCGATTCCACGCGACCTCGCCGACCCAGCTCGCCTCGCTGGCGATGAAGCTGGGACCCAGCGACGCGATCCACGAGAACTGGGCCTGCAGCGAGTTGCCGACGGCGTACAGCGGATTGTGGTTGTTGTCGCTGGTGCCCGCCAGGTCCACCTGGGCGACGCTCTGCAACGCCAGGTTGCGGTGCACGGAGACCTCGCCCGCGAAGTTCACGTTGCCGACCGACGTGCTCGCACTGACGCCATACGTACGGGTATGCTCGTGGTAGGCGAGCTGGTACTCGCCGATCTGATTCGGCGCCACCGGCGGCGTGCTGAACGAGCCCGGCTTGACCAGGACCTGGAAGTTGCGGTCGTTGTACTGCAGGGCGTAGAAGCCGAGATCGAGATCGCTGTCCCCGAGCCGGTATTTCAACTGCAGGCCGCCCTGCCCCGAGCGACCGCCCTTCATGTCGGCCGCGCGGCGGAAGAAGATCGACGTGCCGGCACCCGGCACGTACAGCATGTCGGACCCGGGCAGCGTGAAGTCGGGCGCCATCCCGGAAAAATAGCTGCCGAGGCCCGGCAGGCGGTTTTCTTCCCAGCCGAGCTTGTAGTAACCGGCCACCGCCAGGTTCGGCGTGAGCTGGATCTGGCCCGACACCTGGTTGTCGGGGCGGATCAATTCGTTGAAGCGCAGATTCGGCACCGACAACGCCTTGTTGACGTCGATCGGCGCCTGGCCCGCTGCGATGCCGTTCCCGCCGAAGAACACGCTCTCGCCCCAGATCAGCGCATGGCGTCCGAGGCGGAACGTGACCGGTGTGCCCGCCGGTTCGAAGCGGCCGGACACAAACGCATCGAGGATCTCAGCATCGCGCCCGTTGTACTTCCGGGTCTGGCTCGGAAAACGGTCATGCGCGACACCGAAGGCGTTCACGGTGCCTGGCGCGCTGTCGTTGTCGTTCGACGTGTTGTAGGCGAAGTCATACCATGCCGCGCCACTGACCCGCACGCCGAACTGCCTGTAGCTCGCGTCGAACTCGGACAGCAGGTCGACACGGTTCGAGATGAATCCGCGGTCGAAATTGCGGTCCCCGTCGTCCTGGTTGGGATCGACCTTCAGCGCGTCCGACGCGTTCTTCGCGCGCACGCCCGTGCTGTACTTCACTGTGTTATCCCAGCGCAGCTTGAGATCGGGATTGCCGCTGTCCAGCTCCGACGCGTGGACGGCCGGCACGATGAACAGATGGGCCAGCAGGACCGTCAGCAAGCGCGCCTTCGGCGCCTTGGACATGCCTGCATCGGATGAATCGCGGGTGCTTTGCATCTATGTCTCCTTAGGTGGGCTGGATGACCAGCCTTCTTGTGTCAGGCCCGGCGCGCCGCCGATGTCGGCGCGACCGGACGAACGCATGCTTGCCGCATGCGGCGATCTATGAAGCGGGTGGACTGCGTGACGGCTGACGGAGGGGCGTCGCGCCACCGTCAGCCGGCGCTATCGTGCGGCCACGGGCCGGAAAGCGAAGGTGGCGGGTTGCGCCGGGTCGGTGCGGTACGGGGTCATGACGATGTCTCCTTGTTGGTCTTTTGGCTCCGTGTGGGAGTCCTTTTGTTATCCCATGATAGACATGAGACACACGCATTGAAAACCGTTTGTTCCGGTTTGAACTATCAAGAAAATCGGTACATCAATCGATCACTGTTCAAAAGGCATTGACGACCGTTTCCAGATGCGTCACGACCGGGAGCCCGTCGAAGCAATGACCGACCAGGGCGCGCCACGCCTGGAAGTCTTCGCTCGACCGGAAATGCACGGTGTGGTCCTCCAGGGATTCCCAACGCACCAGCAAGCGGTATGCGCGCCGGTTTTCGATCCCGCGCTGCAAGACCATGGAGAGGCAGCCGCGCGCGCGCCGGAACAGCGGCGCCGCCTGCGCCACGCCCGCTTCGAATACGGCTTCCATGCCGGGTTTTACGAGGATGTCTGCACTTTCCAATACCATATTCCCTCCTGTTAAACGGCCGCACCAGCGGTCGCACGGTAAAAGTCGAGCGCATTTGGGCGCCGCTTATCGTCGGCGCTCATCGGGACTCTGCGCCGACGCGGCCGCCCAGGTTTTCCGCGATCCAGTCCGCGATGAACGCGCCGGCGTTCGCCATGTTGTCGAGGCTGACATGGTGGACGCCGCCTTCGCGATCCGTGAAGATCTTCAGCTCGCGCTTCGGGCTATTCACCAGCTGGTCATAGGTCTGGTACGCGTATTCCACCGGGATCTGGCGGTCCTGCTCGCCGTGCGTGACGAGGAACGGCACCTGCACGCGGTCCAGGATCCCGTTCAGGTGTATCTGCTCGGCCTTGGCCATGAACGCGTCCATGTCGTTCGCACCCCATACCCAGCGCACGTGTTCCCAGTAATGCGGCACAGGGTTCTCGCCCTCTCGCTTGAGACGACGCTTCTGCATCTCGCCCCAGTTGTGGTTGGCGCCCCACACGGCGCCAAGTGCGAAACGCGGCTCGAAGGCGACCGCGCGCGGCGTGTAGTAGCCGCCCAGCGACACACCCATCATGCCGATGCGCCCGGGGTCGACGTCGGCGCGCGTCTCGAGGTAGTCGACCACCTTGCCCGCCCAGGCCTCGCTGTTCACGAGCGCCGGCATGGCGTGCAGGCGCAGCGCCTCGCCGGTGCCCGGCTGGTCGAGGTACAGGCAGGCGATGCCGCGCTGGGTCAACTGCTTCGTGATCTGCGTGCGTGCCAGCATTTCCTTCGTGCTGTCCAGGCCATTCACGCACAGCATGACCGGCTGGCGTGCGTCCGGCGCGACGCCCTCGGCATGGAACAGGATCCCCGCAAGGTTGGCGTCGCCGTACGGGATCTCGACGCGCTCGCAACGTACGCCCATCAGTTCCTGCGCTTCCTGGAATAGCGCGACGTAGCGCTGGTACAGCACCTTGCGCGGCGCGAAGCCGTGCGCCTGCATGCGTTCCGCGCAGGCGAAATACTGGACCGCGCGGTCGAGCTTTTCGCCGGCGCTGTAGCGGCGCCCGAGCGCCTTGTCTTCCTGCGCCAGGTCGACGAGCTTGTCGCCCATGGCGACCCAGGCCTGGAAGAAGGCTTCGGTACCGGGATCGTCGCCCTGCGTGGCGAGGTCGCGCAGCGGGCGGCAGACTTCGTCGATCTCGCCGATCCTGCCACCGCTTTCCAGCGCCGCGTTGACGGCCAGGCTCCAGACGTAATTCGTGGGAAAATATTGGAACATCGACATGTTTGATTCTTCCTATTGAGTTCGTTGCAATGCGTTGCGGATCAGTTCCCCGATCGAGCCGTCGTGACGGAAGCCAAGCCCCTCGGCGGTACGGGCGTCCAGTGGCGGCTGGCTTGCGAACGCGGCCTCCAGCTCGGGGTTCGGCGCGTACGTGACGAGACCGCGGCGGTCGGCGCCATACATCTCCGCCAGGCCGTCCACCAGTTCCGCGATCGTCAGGCGCAGCACCGGCAGCGTGAATTCCCGGCGGCCCAGGACCTGCCCGGGCGCCAGCGCGGCTGCGTGGAGGAAGTTGTCGACGCAGCAGGCGACCGACATCCACCATGCCACGCCCTGCGGCGACACCGGGCAGGTGAAGCGTTCGCCGGCGGACAGGCGCCAGAAGATGTCGCTCATGAACGAAGAAAGCAGGCCGTTCGGCACCGGGGGACGCGCCACGATGCCGGGCAGGCGCAGGATGCGGCCGTCGACCCAGCCGCGCCGGCTGTAGTCCTTCACGAGGATCTCGCCGGCCAGCTTGTGCGCGCCATAGCTCAGCTGCGGTGCGAGCGGCGTCGCATCATCGACCTTCGCCCCCATCCGGCCATACACGGCGATGGTGCTGGCGAACACGAACACCGGTGCCTGCACCTGGCGCCGGCTACGCTCGAGCAACGCCAGGGTGCCCTGCAGGTTCACCTCGAGCCCGAGCTCGAAGTTGCGCTCGGCCGCGCCGCCGGGGACGCTGGCCAGGTGGAAGATCACGTCGTACGGCTGGG is part of the Massilia putida genome and encodes:
- a CDS encoding alpha/beta hydrolase family protein; this encodes MFQYFPTNYVWSLAVNAALESGGRIGEIDEVCRPLRDLATQGDDPGTEAFFQAWVAMGDKLVDLAQEDKALGRRYSAGEKLDRAVQYFACAERMQAHGFAPRKVLYQRYVALFQEAQELMGVRCERVEIPYGDANLAGILFHAEGVAPDARQPVMLCVNGLDSTKEMLARTQITKQLTQRGIACLYLDQPGTGEALRLHAMPALVNSEAWAGKVVDYLETRADVDPGRIGMMGVSLGGYYTPRAVAFEPRFALGAVWGANHNWGEMQKRRLKREGENPVPHYWEHVRWVWGANDMDAFMAKAEQIHLNGILDRVQVPFLVTHGEQDRQIPVEYAYQTYDQLVNSPKRELKIFTDREGGVHHVSLDNMANAGAFIADWIAENLGGRVGAESR
- a CDS encoding NAD-dependent epimerase/dehydratase family protein; the encoded protein is MRVLVTGANGFVGKALVDRLLATGAGGRAVESLSLMDIAFDAQAKDQRVRRFEGSIAAEGMLDDLFAQPYDVIFHLASVPGGAAERNFELGLEVNLQGTLALLERSRRQVQAPVFVFASTIAVYGRMGAKVDDATPLAPQLSYGAHKLAGEILVKDYSRRGWVDGRILRLPGIVARPPVPNGLLSSFMSDIFWRLSAGERFTCPVSPQGVAWWMSVACCVDNFLHAAALAPGQVLGRREFTLPVLRLTIAELVDGLAEMYGADRRGLVTYAPNPELEAAFASQPPLDARTAEGLGFRHDGSIGELIRNALQRTQ